A genome region from Macrobrachium rosenbergii isolate ZJJX-2024 chromosome 42, ASM4041242v1, whole genome shotgun sequence includes the following:
- the LOC136827718 gene encoding uncharacterized protein yields the protein MSELRRLVNQSKYIRKCVTEHFNRNDSFPTLASAAREKLRLQFEQWLPELKDFNKQILELKYEEWDDEEEERRSEEELDSCQVYNDKLLFCLVAIRNPSEPSSSVSHSNDTLSSARSLLKSPIAPLPKYTSSDDEDLARFFEEFEDTLSKFQYPEYDKLLLLKQQISGRALVLVESLEADKQGYSHAKQLLLKALASDDTQKFNVLRQLSHLKLSSITDPYEFISKVRLIMERIRKLKMTVDCILQFFIWEGLNDSFKNHLIQITNSSKPTLNEIVDKFFEASERYCSQSKKTKEVTKQSSHKASNASDHGATSLAVDVKYERNKTFKPCSICTKVDGKPADHPIHKCAKFDSAEAKIDKIRKLNGCLKCSNLNHHSKICRYRFNNKCKYCSEWHFSFLCIRSVDDKQVTNKDGNKPDSQSSTDKGKDKAKSKPKENKEISGSMVNIVEAFQSDSDMQTVLPTFTSTLDNGLKLRCLKDSGCQCNFILTNIADSYNLPTLRENISLTVNGINTTQNYTTRLIEVSLQIGDRLRKIEALCIPPINVKLKLPKLGKVVGGFKERGYLLADESLSNDSCDIQNIQLTLGTRSAYCLPQQEHLFGSNLESLYSETPAGVLLHGNVEQILKDL from the coding sequence ATGTCTGAACTTAGAAGATTAGTGAATCAAAGTAAGTATATAAGGAAGTGTGTGACTGAACATTTTAACCGTAATGATAGTTTTCCTACATTAGCTAGTGCAGCAAGGGAGAAATTACGCTTGCAATTTGAACAATGGCTTCCAGAATTGAAAGACTTCAATAAGCAGATATTAGAGCTTAAGTATGAGGAATGGGACGACGAAGAGGAAGAACGTAGGTCTGAGGAGGAATTAGACTCCTGTCAGGTCTATAATGacaaacttttattttgcttAGTGGCTATTAGGAACCCTAGTGAGCCTTCTTCATCGGTTTCCCATTCGAATGACACTCTTAGTTCCGCAAGAAGTTTGCTTAAATCTCCCATAGCTCCCCTGCCTAAATACACTAGTTCTGATGACGAGGACCTTGCTAGATTTTTTGAAGAATTTGAAGACACTTTAAGTAAATTTCAATACCCTGAATATGATAAACTCTTGTTATTAAAGCAGCAGATCTCAGGCAGGGCCTTAGTTTTAGTAGAGTCCTTAGAAGCAGATAAGCAGGGATATTCACATGCAAAGCAATTACTACTGAAAGCTCTAGCTTCGGATGACACacagaaatttaatgttttaaggcAGTTATCCCATTTGAAACTTTCTTCCATCACTGATCCTTATGAATTTATCTCTAAGGTTAGGTTAATTATGGAAAGAATACGCAAATTGAAAATGACTGTGGATTGTATCCTTCAGTTTTTTATATGGGAAGGATTGAATGATTCATTTAAGAATCATTTGATTCAAATTACTAACAGCTCCAAGCCAACGTTAAATGAAATTGTAGACAAGTTTTTTGAAGCTAGTGAGCGTTATTGTAGCCAGTCTAAGAAAACTAAAGAAGTCACTAAACAATCTTCCCACAAAGCATCAAATGCTAGTGACCATGGAGCTACTAGCTTGGCTGTAGATGTAAAGTATGAAAGAAATAAGACCTTTAAGCCTTGTAGTATTTGTACTAAAGTGGATGGTAAACCAGCTGATCACCCTATCCACAAGTGTGCCAAATTTGACTCTGCAGAAGCCAAgatagataaaataagaaaactgaatgGATGCCTAAAATGTTCTAACCTAAATCATCACAGTAAAATTTGTAGGTATAGGTTCAATAATAAATGTAAGTATTGCTCAGAGTGGCATTTCAGTTTCCTGTGTATTCGGTCTGTTGATGACAAGCAAGTCAcaaataaagatggaaataaaccAGATAGCCAATCTTCTACAGATAAGGGTAAAGATAAAGCAAAATCCAAGCCTAAAGAAAATAAGGAGATATCTGGCTCAATGGTTAACATTGTGGAAGCTTTCCAGAGTGATTCTGACATGCAGACTGTTCTTCCCACTTTTACTTCTACCTTGGATAACGGTTTAAAGTTAAGATGCTTAAAAGACAGTGGCTGTCAGTGTAACTTTATTTTGACCAATATTGCAGACAGTTATAATTTACCCACATtaagggaaaatatttctctaaCAGTAAATGGCATTAACACTACTCAGAATTATACTACTAGGCTAATTGAAGTAAGTTTACAGATAGGGGATAGGCTTAGAAAAATTGAAGCACTGTGTATACCTCCTATTAATGTAAAGTTAAAACTTCCTAAATTAGGTAAAGTAGTAGGTGGTTTCAAAGAAAGAGGTTATTTGTTGGCAGATGAAAGCTTGTCAAATGATTCTTGTGATATCCAGAATATTCAGTTAACTCTTGGCACTCGCTCAGCATACTGTCTTCCTCAGCAGGAACACTTGTTTGGATCAAACTTAGAATCTCTATATTCTGAAACTCCTGCTGGAGTATTGTTACATGGTAATGTGGAACAAATATTGaaagatttataa